A window from Podospora bellae-mahoneyi strain CBS 112042 chromosome 1 map unlocalized CBS112042p_1, whole genome shotgun sequence encodes these proteins:
- a CDS encoding uncharacterized protein (EggNog:ENOG503P209), with protein MTPIRRYLRITKYSVLECRIYLDNPALTQSWLLNSRDPILPKVIESVRPLVLPKLREEQERDRMKKKSKKRTIKDVVVQDDFEVSIFLMETDTRHSLLHKRKHFRDKVQTKLTSNSSKLTGGAHDAPIDVDGDEVLQEATDGDNDVPLIREEEDDQNAINLDDIPAIDETTTNSASTNRRPKRRRQTSGENEGVSNSSEIDPDVVETIDTDSPDDQLFVGDGDDDDDSDTAAGRPPPSKRRRETAAARDMDGPDDKKKLGMDISYEGFAIYGRVLCLVVKRREGIGKGGGLAMSTSGRSQAAGRPRGQAMMENWISSTQLPDEAGAGDEEAS; from the exons ATGACACCCATACGACGATACTTGAGAATTACTAAATATTCGGTTCTCGAGTGCCGCATATACCTGGACAACCCCGCACTGACACAGTCATGGCTCCTGAACTCACGGGACCCTATTCTTCCCAAAGTTATTGAGAGTGTACGGCCGCTGGTCTTGCCGAAACTGCGCGAGGAGCAAGAGCGAGATCGCATGAAGAAAAAGAGCAAGAAACGAACCATCAAGGATGTCGTGGTCCAAG ATGACTTTGAGGTGTCGATCTTCCTGATGGAAACCGACACGAGGCACTCACTATTGCACAAGAGGAAGCACTTTCGTGACAAGGTGCAGACTAAGCTCACGTCCAACTCTTCAAAACTGACAGGCGGGGCTCATGACGCCCCCATTGATGTTGACGGGGATGAGGTGCTCCAGGAGGCAACCGATGGGGATAATGATGTGCCACTGATccgcgaggaggaggatgatcaGAATGCCATCAACCTGGACGACATCCCCGCGATAGAtgaaacaacaacaaactcgGCCAGTACCAATCGGAGACCAAAGAGGCGTAGGCAAACCAGCGGGGAGAATGAGGGCGTGTCGAACTCCTCCGAGATTGATCCTGACGTTGTTGAGACGATTGATACAGATTCACCAGATGATCAGCTGTTCGTTGGTGACggagacgacgacgatgacagTGACACAGCAGCTGGAAGGCCGCCCCCATCAAAGCGCCGTCGGGAGACGGCGGCCGCTCGAGACATGGATGGACCtgacgacaagaagaagtTGGGCATGGATATCTCATACGAAGGTTTCGCCATCTATGGCCGGGTGCTGTGCCTCGTCGTCAAAAGACGGGAGGGCATCGGAAAGGGCGGAGGTTTAGCAATGTCGACGAGCGGCAGGTCCCAAGCTGCCGGCCGACCTCGAGGTCAGGCTATGATGGAGAACTGGATATCTTCTACTCAACTTCCCGATGAGGCTGGtgcgggggatgaggaggcgtcGTGA
- a CDS encoding uncharacterized protein (EggNog:ENOG503NWH3; BUSCO:EOG09262O0R; COG:S) yields MDGGKVTVGRTAALYAGVAVLRLAIFTLLPDLPDLLTGRVEISTPVTSFKRLQEGLFLYNHNVSPYDGGVYHQAPLFLPLFSLLPNALSYPIFTYFLYIAIDLLSASALWKIADSGEAGSSALFTSPRRERRWNGFIIAAIFLFNPFTVATCLGRSTSVFTTCAILHAIAKAVSGAPFSAMVALSFASYLSMYPLLLLPPLVLLCFDRQRPERANKSVVSFAASHVPVVFGVLGLLFGMSYLITGSWEFLPSTYGVQLTLSDLTPNVGLWWYFFIEMFDSFRSFFLAVFWLHLSCYVGGLSIRIRRQPLVVLTLLLGIFAIFKPYPSISDTSLFLAMVPLYRHVFPLMRYSFVIAAVIMYASFLGPAFYYLWIYAGSGNANFFYAITLVWGLGQSLLVCDLMFAVLRDEWELERPEMAGKEIRQI; encoded by the exons ATGGATGGCGGCAAGGTAACGGTGGGAAGAACGGCGGCACTCTATGCTGGCGTCGCCGTTCTGCGGCTTGCCATTTTTACTCTTCTTCCTGATCTCCCGGATCTGTTGACCGGCCGCGTCGAGATCTCAACCCCAGTCACCAGCTTCAAGCGCC TGCAAGAAGGCCTCTTTCTCTATAACCACAATGTGTCGCCATACGATGGTGGTGTCTACCACCAAGcgccccttttccttccgCTGTTCTCCCTACTCCCGAATGCATTGAGCTACCCGATATTTACCTACTTCCTCTACATCGCGATCGACTTGTTGAGTGCCAGCGCACTATGGAAAATTGCGGACTCGGGCGAGGCAGGTTCATCTGCCCTATTTACATCCCCGCGTCGCGAAAGAAGATGGAACGGATTCATCATTGCAGCTAT CTTCCTTTTCAACCCCTTCACCGTGGCAACATGTCTCGGAAGGTCCACAAGCGTATTCACCACTTGCGCGATTCTCCATGCCATCGCCAAGGCCGTGTCCGGTGCACCCTTCAGCGCCATGGTTGCGCTGTCCTTTGCGAGCTATCTGTCGATGTACCCGTTATTATTACTTCCGCCGCTTGTTCTACTTTGCTTCGACAGACAACGCCCCGAACGAGCCAACAAATCAGTCGTCTCTTTTGCCGCATCACACGTTCCGGTTGTGTTCGGTGTGCTGGGACTGTTGTTCGGCATGTCGTATCTTATCACAGGCTCATGGGAATTCCTGCCATCCACATACGGTGTGCAGTTGACCCTGTCAGACCTGACACCCAATGTCGGCCTGTGGTGGTACTTCTTTATCGAAATGTTCGACTCCTTCCGGTCCTTCTTCCTGGCAGTCTTCTGGCTTCACCTCTCTTGTTACGTCGGCGGTCTTTCCATCCGGATCCGGCGGCAACccttggtggtgttgaccctccttcttggaatattcgccatcttcaagcCTTACCCTAGCATCAGCGACACGTCACTCTTCTTAGCCATGGTGCCATTATACCGGCACGTCTTCCCACTTATGCGCTACAGCTTCGTTATTGCGGCAGTCATCATGTATGCCTCTTTCCTTGGGCCGGCATTCTATTATCTTTGGATCTACGCCGGCAGCGGCAATGCCAACTTTTTCTACGCCATTACTCTTGTGTGGGGATTGGGACAGAGCCTGTTAGTTTGCGACCTCATGTTTGCGGTGTTGAGAGATGAATGGGAACTGGAAAGGCCCGAGATGGCGGGCAAGGAGATCAGGCAAATATGA
- the NOP7 gene encoding mRNA-binding ribosome synthesis protein nop7 (COG:A; BUSCO:EOG09261L4M; EggNog:ENOG503NUXX): MAKIKKKGQSGQAKNYITRTQAVKKLQISLPDFRKLCIWKGIYPREPRSRKKVSKSATASTTFYYTKDIQYLQHEPLLQKFREQKVLEKKISRALGRGDVSDAARLERNAGRPDQTGKPRYTLHHVIRERYPTFIDAIRDLDDCLSMLFLFANLPSTTSVPAKMIARCERLCHEFQHYLITSHSLRKSFLSIKGIYYQANIQGEDVLWLVPYKFNQRVVGDIDFRIMGTFVEFYMTLLGFVNYRLYSSIGLKYPPKFDQTKDDKGAELAALTLEGVNLATNEETTKAITNGEGHGPNPKVQAEVDKLVKKLRTESAADKADEEMADGEEEEEEKATDAIDKFEPAAPGGDVLPQPTYSGNDPSKLFANCTLFLSRETPRQSLEFILRAFGCKRIGWDPILGEGSFTTDESDPSITHQIVDRPIVQAATTEQGDGEDNQTAQKLGPNQRYPGRIYVQPQWVWDCINDEELKSPELYAPGASLPPHLSPFVKPTQGQYDPTVPLEEQETEGEALDAAIEDAKDEVESDEENSEVENDMDVADDNDNDEEEDSDAEEDEELEDEEDEDEDEEEVLQRQRELEAEISGKAVKSKQVDPKLKAKLEKKKALERKKKEEAEDLERAKGMLSKKKRKLFEQMQYTNKKKSTEDMKLRSKRRKLEKEKAAGKA; encoded by the coding sequence ATGGCCAAAATTAAGAAGAAGGGCCAGTCCGGCCAGGCGAAGAACTACATCACCCGCACAcaggctgtcaagaagctccagaTCAGCTTGCCCGACTTCCGCAAGCTTTGCATTTGGAAGGGAATATATCCAAGAGAGCCCAGGAGTCGCAAGAAGGTGTCCAAGTcggccaccgcctccaccaccttctaCTACACCAAGGATATCCAGTACCTCCAGCACGAGCCGCTCCTTCAGAAATTCCGCGAGCAAAAGGTTCTCGAGAAGAAGATCTCCCGCGCTCTCGGTCGTGGCGATGTTAGCGATGCTGCCCGTCTCGAGCGCAATGCTGGGCGTCCTGATCAGACCGGCAAGCCGCGCTACACCCTCCACCATGTCATCCGTGAGCGCTACCCGACCTTCATCGATGCCATCCGCGACCTCGACGACTGCCTGTCCatgctcttcctcttcgccaacctcccctccaccacttcaGTTCCCGCCAAGATGATCGCCCGGTGCGAGCGCCTTTGCCACGAGTTCCAGCACTACCTCATCACCTCTCACAGCCTGCGCAAGTCCTTCTTGTCTATCAAGGGCATCTACTACCAGGCCAACATTCAGGGCGAGGACGTCTTGTGGTTGGTCCCATACAAGTTCAACCAAAGGGTTGTTGGAGATATCGATTTCCGCATCATGGGTACCTTTGTCGAGTTTTACATGACCCTTCTCGGCTTCGTCAACTACAGACTGTACTCCTCGATCGGTCTCAAGTACCCACCTAAGTTTGACCAGACCAAGGATGACAAGGGTGCTGAGCTTGCCGCGCTCACGTTGGAGGGTGTCAACCTTGCGACAAACGAGGAGACTACCAAAGCGATCACCAATGGCGAGGGCCACGGTCCCAACCCCAAGGTTCAGGCTGAGGTTGACAAGCTGGTCAAGAAGTTGAGGACTGAATCTGCTGCGGacaaggctgatgaggagatggccgatggcgaagaggaggaggaagagaaggccaCCGACGCCATCGACAAGTTCGAGCCTGCTGCTCCCGGCGGTGACGTTCTGCCACAGCCAACATACAGTGGCAACGATCCGTCCAAACTCTTCGCCAACTGCACCCTCTTCCTATCGCGTGAAACCCCCCGTCAGTCTCTCGAGTTCATCCTTCGCGCGTTCGGCTGCAAGAGGATAGGTTGGGACCCAATCCTTGGTGAGGGCTCCTTCACAACCGACGAGTCCGACCCTTCCATCACACACCAGATCGTCGACAGACCAATCGTCCAGGCCGCTACCACCGAgcagggagatggcgaggataACCAGACCGCACAGAAGCTCGGACCCAACCAAAGATATCCCGGAAGAATTTACGTGCAACCGCAGTGGGTGTGGGACTGCATCAACGATGAAGAACTCAAGAGCCCAGAGCTTTATGCCCCTGGTGCCAGCCTGCCACCACATCTCAGCCCCTTCGTTAAGCCTACGCAAGGTCAATACGACCCTACCGTTCCTctcgaggagcaggagaccGAGGGCGAGGCTCTCGACGCTGCGATCGAGGATGCcaaggatgaggttgagagtgatgaggagaacTCCGAGGTTGAGAACGACATGGACGTcgccgacgacaacgacaatgatgaagaggaggactctgatgccgaagaggacgaggagttggaagacgaggaagatgaagatgaggacgaggaggaggtcctgCAGAGACAACGTGAGCTCGAGGCTGAAATCTCAGGCAAGGCTGTCAAGAGCAAGCAAGTAGaccccaagctcaaggccaagctggagaagaagaaggcgctcgaaaggaaaaagaaggaggaggccgaggatcTGGAGCGCGCCAAGGGTATgctgagcaagaagaagcgcaagctGTTCGAGCAGATGCAGtacaccaacaagaagaagagcacaGAGGACATGAAGCTGCGCTCCAAGAGGAGAAagctggaaaaagaaaaggctGCTGGAAAGGCGTAA
- a CDS encoding uncharacterized protein (COG:S; EggNog:ENOG503NYAJ) has protein sequence MSGAHSPTSHLTSHSLTHTRTTHIKMDFSSSQIPPSYQPTLRRSASQISSYDHDLPETLPATHNTLTPAEPPQEEEWRDLSTSSIASLSSDELNERRPNRWKGNPSTWRTWTNNERKTWESIENVRKGDLSAHLYNAFALKKGVRKGPEETFSCVGEGKDNRRWNVGRGWTAWPLGVEEVPGDGLLDLEAEDGNQEFTFRRKEEEGDRWPGRNLEEVVSATVLRLAKERFYRRVKDWQGKGKRNGEDEEEGQEKGDVMQSIEQGDDDEGGVGDEEDEVSGMETGYDTAAGETDATGAGSTKVGRKRRMSSIAKAEQTFTPVMSADDERNYALVRPAARRIMEQLDKTLTVMHYARAAAVSGMYGGDSDEDEDSEEDEDGESRKNMMDVDGKPVLSKPRGRSRGRSRSRTGSSPRKLRFRSSSRSSSSDSSGSNVSTKISRIGLLNWRDVLGAAALAGFSPEVIARATQRCSNIFNEEMVMHTLPEQAVTSGKPAIQTVRYRPNLTEPQSALSEDNDSEDNKQLLAHHLMINRQSTVALTAELADTPAPTKRASTPAARSRTSKSATPGGGAGGAHLCPFSDCPRAVEGFNRNTNLQRHIKLVHKVEASAAVRTTEEEEDSEDQLVGGVHTDGFLQPIKMRKGWRGDDAGKRQKRGVKPRSGGRDTGDEGEDDRVSR, from the coding sequence ATGAGTGGCGCTCACTCACCAACCAGCCATCTCACCTCTCAttcactcactcacaccCGCACCACTCACATCAAAATGgacttttcctcctcccaaatcccacccTCCTACCAACCTACTCTCAGAAGATCCGCCTCACAAATCTCATCCTACGACCACGACCTCCCAGAAACCCTACCCGCCACCCACAACACCCTCACACCAGCTGAACCCCCCCAAGAGGAGGAATGGCGcgacctctccacctcctccatcgcctccctctcctcggaCGAGCTTAACGAGCGCAGACCAAACAGGTGGAAGGGCAACCCATCCACCTGGCGCACCTGGACCAATAACGAGAGAAAGACCTGGGAGTCGATTGAGAatgtgaggaagggggatcTAAGCGCGCATTTGTATAACGCTTTTGCTTTGAAGAAGGGTGTGAGGAAAGGGCCCGAGGAAACTTTCTCctgtgttggagaggggaaaGATAACCGGAGGTGGAATgtagggagggggtggactGCTTGGCCtttgggggtggaagaggttcCTGGGGATGGGTTGTTGGATTTGGAAGCTGAGGATGGGAATCAGGAATTTACTTTcaggaggaaggaggaggagggggataggTGGCCGGGGAGgaatttggaggaggtggtttcGGCTACtgtgttgaggttggcgaaGGAGAGGTTTTATAGGAGGGTGAAGGACTGGCAAGGCAAGGGGAAGCGGAatggggaagatgaggaggagggccaggagaagggggatgtGATGCAGTCGATCGAAcagggtgatgatgatgagggtggggtaggggatgaggaagatgaagtgTCGGGCATGGAAACAGGCTACGATACTGCTGCCGGGGAGACAGATGCAACCGGGGCGGGTTCTACAAAAGTAGGAAGGAAACGAAGGATGTCATCAATAGCAAAAGCCGAGCAGACATTCACGCCAGTCATGTCGGCGGATGATGAGCGAAACTATGCGTTAGTGCGGCCTGCAGCCAGGAGGATCATGGAGCAGTTGGATAAGACGCTTACGGTAATGCACTATGCaagagctgctgctgtaaGTGGTATGTATGGAGGTGATAgtgatgaggacgaagactccgaggaagacgaagacggAGAGTCTCGCAAGAATATGATGGACGTTGATGGGAAGCCAGTACTGAGCAAGCCACGAGGTCgatcaagaggaagaagtcgCTCCAGAACAGGCAGTTCGCCGAGGAAATTGAGGTTCAGGTCAAGTTCAAGATCAAGTTCGAGCGATTCTTCCGGCAGCAACGTGTCGACCAAGATCTCACGAATCGGGTTGCTAAACTGGCGGGATGTTCTTGGTGCAGCTGCTCTCGCTGGCTTCTCACCAGAGGTTATTGCCAGGGCAACACAGCGCTGCTCTAATATTTTCAATGAAGAGATGGTGATGCATACCCTTCCCGAGCAAGCCGTTACCTCGGGCAAACCGGCCATTCAGACCGTACGATACCGACCAAATCTCACTGAACCTCAGAGTGCTCTATCGGAGGACAATGACTCCGAAGACAATAAGCAACTCCTCGCTCACCACCTGATGATTAACCGCCAGTCTACTGTTGCTCTCACCGCAGAGCTTGCCGATACTCCAGCACCAACGAAAAGAGCAAGCACCCCGGCTGCCCGATCCCGAACAAGCAAGTCAGCTACacctggcggtggtgctggaggggctCATCTTTGTCCATTCAGCGATTGCCCTCGCGCTGTGGAAGGTTTTAACAGAAATACGAATCTCCAGAGGCACATCAAGCTTGTACACAAAGTCGAAGCCTCGGCAGCAGTGCGCACtacagaggaggaggaggatagcgAAGACCAGTTGGTAGGAGGTGTTCACACTGACGGGTTTTTGCAGCCTATTAAGATGAGGAAGGGTTGGagaggtgatgatgctggcaaACGCCAAAAGCGTGGAGTGAAACCTCGTTCAGGCGGTCGGGATACTGgagatgaaggtgaagatgatCGGGTTTCTCGGTAG
- a CDS encoding uncharacterized protein (EggNog:ENOG503P2WY; COG:S) has translation MASLLSRPGGSPRAELMLLVMVACMLLVTYSSLQSAQSEVTDRTPLKEESVLESLTKVDVQQHVAVTTSSSSNVSTTTTVATTSNTPLPNTPLPEATPIQLDQEPPLDFDSSLDVAPENALDKTDSPPTDFDGLEEDFSIPPADPATPNKVFKAVLIESSLTSPALVPVLMHFSSVLPTHWSLVIFTSPNNFTVPQSPAFRNLLSSRRLDIRFLPKNVTFTNSASVSRFLASSNGWLWNELADAERVLFFQLDSIICANSIATIDDFVKWDYVGAPINSTYGEGYNGGLSIRNPRLFLEVVREGNYTRGFEDQWFYKKLKERRAQGDYRVSLPGVEEAKRFAVETLWGDRPLGYHQPQRWWKGKAGERMGEIEEWCPEVGMLIGRRAK, from the exons ATGGCGTCGTTATTATCCAGGCCGGGCGGTAGCCCAAGAGCGGAGCTGATGCTCCTCGTGATGGTGGCCTGTATGCTTCTGGTGACCTATTCGTCCTTGCAATCAGCACAATCAGAG GTCACTGACAGGACCCCACTGAAGGAGGAATCGGTTCTCGAATCATTGACGAAAGTCGACGTGCAACAACATGTGGCTGTAACGACAAGCTCTAGCAGTAATGTTAGCACCACAACCACTGTCGCTACGACATCCAACACTCCTTTACCAAACACCCCTTTACCAGAAGCGACACCAATTCAACTCGACCAAGAACCCCCGCTTGACTTCGACTCAAGTCTGGATGTCGCGCCGGAGAATGCTCTGGATAAGACCGACAGTCCACCAACAGACTTTGATGGCCTAGAGGAAGACTTTTCCATCCCACCAGCCGATCCAGCAACCCCAAACAAAGTTTTCAAAGCAGTCCTCATCGAATCTTCACTCACCTCACCCGCTCTGGTTCCCGTCCTCATGCACTTCTCCTCCGTCCTTCCCACCCACTGGTCCTTGGTGATtttcacctccccaaacaacTTTACCGTTCCCCAATCGCCAGCCTTCCGCAACCTCTTGTCCTCCAGACGACTAGACATTCGCTTCCTGCCCAAGAATGTCACCTTTACCAATAGCGCCTCGGTCTCCAGGTTTCTCGCGTCTTCCAACGGCTGGTTGTGGAACGAGCTGGCTGATGCCGAGCGAGTCTTGTTCTTCCAGCTCGACAGCATCATCTGCGCCAACTCCATCGCCACCATTGACGACTTTGTGAAGTGGGATTATGTAGGGGCGCCGATTAATAGCACGTATGGTGAAGGGTACAATGGGGGGTTGTCAATCAGAAACCCGAggttgtttttggaggtggtgagggaagGGAATTACACCAGGGGGTTTGAGGATCAGTGGTTTTAtaagaagttgaaggagaggagggcacAGGGGGATTATAGGGTTAGTTtgccgggggtggaggaggcgaaaaGGTTTGCGGTTGAGACGCTTTGGGGGGATAGGCCGCTGGGGTATCACCAGCcgcagaggtggtggaaggggaaggctggggagaggatgggggagattgaggagtGGTGTCCTGAGGTTGGGATGCTgattgggaggagggcgaagTAA
- the ISM1 gene encoding isoleucine-tRNA ligase (BUSCO:EOG092609JB; EggNog:ENOG503NWDK; COG:J): MSKSWQSTLRLPKSSFPNRPRLHERKQYILRCTDDFYEWQAANRPADNEFLLHDGPPYANGELHAGHALNKILKDMINRVKVQQGRRVKYVPGWDCHGLPIEMKVVEAAEGGKKMSPGGIRKAARKLASSTVKAQMNSFKSYAVMADWENRWTTMDTEFEIRQLRLFQKMARRGLIYRKHKPVYWSPSSATALAEAELEYNEAHVSKSAWVRLPIVSGWQEVISGLEGVDKDAKLYAVIWTTTPWTLPANQAIAVRDDMIYSIVRFADYEGLHLVSIPEGSAGGDLPEISEVLGKVQGSELTRLRYLNPLLDDLTALEGRPIIHAPFVRGDSGTGMVHCAPGHGFDDYLACEALGIPAVSHVDNEGRFTDKAYPRNPDLLGGIPVLEGGSDAVLDLLGNENGYILKVKYYKHKYPYDWRTKKPIIIRATAQWFADVGSIKEQALAALEEVRFVPETGKNRLEAFVKGRSEWCISRQRSWGVPIPALYDANGNAVVTDESIDHIISVIRERKIDAWWFDDAHDPAWLPESLRDRAAEFRRGQDTMDVWFDSGSSWTQTDKQADVYLEGSDQHRGWFQSSLLTRVAAMVAQDAPGGSSTTNTLGLSPFKTLITHGFTLDKDGKKMSKSLGNIISANEVMDGSLLFEPPQPGQPQGRKNREPEALGPDALRLWIATSDYTGDIILGKPVLRTVHQVLLKYRTIIKMFTGSMQSDARTAPLTVADHIALIQLKDVMQEVGKYYDNYEFNKAQAALSRWVVNDVSAFYLETLKDRLYCGDSGGVLEPIFNGLLRMLAPVTPVLVEEAWEYRPQWMKDDASLVHPLKQLYDAPLIEPVRLSYDEKTIRESIPAIMAAHGAIKAASERARLDKVLGSSLGCSVVLVSHAEGGLAVLERFKDELDAMFVVSAVDIVQSNGGETPKEVEGAEWKYSEAFEVGGKTHTAYVLPPKQHKCPRCWRYVAPVEDALCGRCGEVVEARAGEAAKEV, translated from the exons ATGTCCAAATCCTGGCAGTCCACGCTACGGCTGCCCAAGTCAAGTTTCCC AAACCGGCCGCGACTCCACGAACGGAAGCAGTACATCCTGCGATGCACCGATGATTTTTACGAGTGGCAGGCGGCCAATCGCCCTGCCGACAACGAGTTCCTCCTTCACGACGGGCCCCCCTACGCCAATGGCGAGCTTCACGCTGGCCACGCGCTGAATAAGATCCTCAAGGACATGATAAACCGGGTCAAGGTCCAGCAAG GTCGCCGCGTCAAGTACGTACCAGGATGGGACTGCCATGGTCTCCCGATCGAGATGAAGGTTGTCGAGGCTGCCGAGGGTGGTAAGAAGATGTCGCCGGGGGGTATCCGAAAAGCTGCCCGCAAGCTCGCCTCCTCGACGGTCAAGGCCCAGATGAACAGCTTCAAGTCGTATGCTGTTATGGCCGACTGGGAAAATAGGTGGACGACGATGGACACCGAGTTTGAGATCAGGCAGCTGCGGCTGTTCCAGAAGATGGCTCGGAGGGGGCTCATCTACCGGAAACATAAACCTGTGTATTggtcgccgtcgtcggctACTGCGCTGGCTGAGGCTGAGCTGGAGTACAATGAGGCCCATGTGTCAAAGTCGGCGTGGGTTAGATTACCCATTGTCAGTGGGTGGCAGGAGGTGATTTctgggctggagggggtggataaGGATGCAAAGCTCTATGCGGTGATCTGGACGACGACACCCTGGACGCTTCCTGCAAATCAGGCGATCGCGGTGCGCGATGATATGATTTACTCTATCGTCAGGTTTGCCGATTACGAGGGGCTTCACCTTGTGAGCATACCAGAGGGAAGCGCAGGTGGAGATCTCCCCGAGATATCCGAAGTGCTGGGCAAGGTCCAGGGCTCTGAGCTGACGAGGCTGAGGTATCTCAACCCTCTTCTGGATGATTTGACTGCTCTGGAAGGCCGTCCCATCATCCATGCCCCCTTCGTGAGAGGCGATTCAGGAACGGGTATGGTACACTGTGCCCCAGGTCATGGTTTTGACGATTACCTGGCCTGCGAAGCTCTGGGAATCCCAGCAGTTTCACACGTGGACAATGAGGGTCGCTTCACCGATAAGGCTTACCCCAGGAACCCTGATTTACTCGGGGGAATTCCCGTCCTGGAAGGCGGTAGTGATGCCGTGTTGGACTTGCTTGGCAACGAAAATGGGTACATTCTCAAGGTCAAATATTACAAGCACAAGTACCCATATGACTGGCGGACgaagaagcccatcatcatccgcgCCACAGCTCAGTGGTTTGCCGATGTGGGGAGCATCAAGGAGCAAGCCCTGGCTGCGCTTGAGGAGGTGCGTTTTGTGCCCGAGACTGGAAAGAACAGACTCGAGGCTTTTGTCAAGGGCCGGAGTGAATGGTGTATTTCGCGTCAACGATCCTGGGGTGTGCCCATCCCGGCTCTGTATGATGCGAATGGCAATGCGGTCGTGACTGATGAGAGCATTGACCACATCATCTCTGTGATCAGGGAAAGGAAGATTGATGCCTGGTGGTTTGATGATGCCCATGACCCTGCGTGGTTACCGGAGTCACTGCGCGATCGGGCGGCTGAGTTCCGCCGTGGTCAAGACACCATGGACGTCTGGTTTGACAGTGGTAGCAGCTGGACCCAGACGGACAAGCAAGCTGATGTGTACCTCGAGGGTAGTGATCAACATCGCGGGTGGTTCCAGTCGTCTCTTCTGACCCGGGTTGCTGCCATGGTCGCTCAGGACGCTCCAGGAGGGTCATCAACTACCAATACTCTTGGTCTTTCACCTTTCAAAACACTCATCACTCACGGATTTACACTGGATaaggacggcaagaagaTGTCCAAGTCTCTCGGGAACATCATCTCTGCCAATGAGGTTATGGACGGCTCGCTTCTTTTTGAGCCACCTCAGCCTGGTCAACCACAAGGCAGAAAGAACCGTGAACCAGAAGCGCTGGGCCCGGATGCTCTGCGCCTTTGGATTGCAACCAGTGACTACACAGGCGATATCATTCTAGGCAAGCCAGTTCTTCGGACTGTCCATCAAGTCCTGCTCAAGTACcgcaccatcatcaagatgTTCACCGGAAGCATGCAGTCTGATGCCCGCACAGCCCCCTTAACAGTGGCCGATCACATTGCGTTGATCCAGCTTAAGGACGTCATGCAAGAAGTCGGCAAGTACTACGACAACTACGAGTTCAACAAGGCGCAAGCGGCCCTCAGCCGCTGGGTTGTCAATGACGTGTCGGCTTTCTACCTGGAGACACTCAAGGACAGACTATACTGCGGTGACTCTGGTGGCGTTTTGGAGCCCATCTTCAACGGCCTGTTGAGAATGCTGGCGCCCGTCACGCCCGTGCTTGTCGAAGAGGCATGGGAGTACCGCCCTCAGTGGATGAAGGATGATGCTTCTCTTGTTCACCCTCTCAAGCAGCTTTATGACGCCCCGCTTATTGAACCTGTTAGACTTAGTTACGATGAGAAGACCATCCGGGAGAGCATCCCTGCTATTATGGCTGCGCATGGCGCCATCAAGGCTGCTTCGGAGCGGGCGAGATTGGACAAGGTGCTCGGCTCGTCGCTGGGGTGCTCGGTTGTGTTGGTGTCTCATGCTGAAGGTGGGTTGGCTGTTTTGGAACGGTTCAAGGATGAGCTGGATGCCATGTTTGTGGTTTCGGCGGTGGACATTGTTCAGTCTAACGGAGGCGAGACGCccaaggaggttgagggggcgGAGTGGAAGTATAGTGAGGCGTTTGAGGTCGGTGGGAAGACTCATACGGCGTATGTTCTACCTCCGAAGCAGCATAAATGTCCCCGGTGCTGGAGGTATGTTGCgccggtggaggatgcgCTTTGCGGGAGGtgtggggaggttgttgaggcgcGGGCTGGTGAGGCTGCCAAAGAGGTGTAA